One genomic window of Pecten maximus chromosome 3, xPecMax1.1, whole genome shotgun sequence includes the following:
- the LOC117322766 gene encoding A-agglutinin anchorage subunit-like, which produces MTTQPETTVSSQSTSTASTATQPISTPTSTTSEPTTTSTILTTTTIQLSTTSTSLLTTTSTTVLSPSTSTTPITDIDTTSTTTMTSTTMSTISEPLTTPTTISSTQLSTTTAFQSTETTTVTISSPTTSSHMDNVTSQYYMIPNNLADCTCKCFMISNISLEIGSLQLAKKIEKLINSTKVAKNETTAAIRKKISATDDRQSAYTMGALGVSILSVTVGVLVMLDVSKTIYSLFCK; this is translated from the coding sequence ATGACAACTCAGCCTGAGACAACCGTATCATCTCAGTCCACATCAACAGCGTCCACAGCAACACAACCGATATCAACTCCGACGTCAACGACTTCAGAACCGACAACAACGTCGACGATTTTGACAACGACAACAATACAACTGTCAACAACATCTACATCATTGCTAACGACAACATCAACAACGGTATTATCTCCTTCGACGTCAACAACACCCATAACAGATATAGATACAACATCAACAACGACAATGACTTCGACTACTATGTCTACAATTTCAGAACCGTTGACAACGCCGACTACAATTAGTTCAACACAACTATCAACTACAACGGCGTTTCAATCTACGGAAACAACAACGGTGACAATTTCGTCTCCGACAACATCGTCGCATATGGATAACGTGACCTCTCAATATTATATGATACCAAACAATTTGGCTGATTGTACGTGCAAGTGTTTCATGATAAGCAACATATCTTTAGAAATTGGCAGTCTTCAATTGGCAAAGAAAATTGAGAAGCTGATAAACTCAACAAAAGTAGCAAAAAATGAGACCACCGCTGCAATAAGGAAGAAGATAAGCGCAACAGACGATCGACAAAGTGCATATACTATGGGGGCTCTCGGTGTTTCCATACTTTCTGTAACTGTGGGAGTACTTGTGATGTTGGACGTTTCCAAAACTATCTATAGTTTGTTTTGCAAATAA